Proteins co-encoded in one Planctomycetota bacterium genomic window:
- a CDS encoding sigma-70 family RNA polymerase sigma factor: protein MENAPAGLVRPFLENRDVLFGFILALARDREAAEEIFQEVGLAIIEEDRKGVGVERFLPWAFELARRRVAGYFRRSSRVRRVEGSEALDEAVAQAFQEHAPDPEGMRRRQERLAECLEGLPPAQRRLVEQRYRDRLPVRRIAGALGWTEGSVKVTLWKARQNLRRCLEAKLGPGEEP, encoded by the coding sequence ATGGAAAACGCTCCGGCGGGACTCGTGAGGCCGTTCCTGGAGAACCGGGACGTTCTTTTCGGCTTCATCCTCGCCCTGGCGCGGGACCGCGAGGCCGCCGAGGAGATCTTTCAGGAAGTCGGCCTGGCGATCATCGAGGAGGACCGCAAGGGCGTCGGGGTCGAGCGGTTCCTCCCGTGGGCGTTCGAGCTGGCGCGCCGCCGCGTGGCCGGCTATTTCCGCCGCTCTTCGCGCGTGCGCCGGGTCGAGGGTTCGGAGGCGCTGGACGAGGCGGTCGCGCAGGCCTTCCAGGAACACGCTCCGGATCCGGAGGGGATGCGGCGCCGGCAGGAGCGCCTGGCGGAATGTCTGGAAGGACTGCCCCCGGCCCAGCGGCGTCTGGTCGAGCAGCGGTATCGCGACCGCCTCCCGGTGCGGCGGATCGCGGGCGCCCTCGGGTGGACCGAAGGGTCGGTCAAGGTGACCCTCTGGAAGGCCCGGCAGAACCTCCGGCGGTGTCTTGAGGCGAAACTCGGGCCGGGGGAGGAGCCGTGA
- a CDS encoding transporter: protein MFSSAIIFSFLAAPALRDHGPGTSGGGLTTVSGETLRPGSVSLSVRIDYTQFERLSSEDIRERTLDVGGSHAHFDAARWSLLEAFEVAFGASEGFQLAWSFGYYRGNDLREGHVHGDGSYGFHEMGDVSGMTDPWFTAKGRLFKGPEGSLALFGGVKFPFGEDDEADESVNGNRPLEPALQPGSGTFDAQLGAAYSRWLTETLTLDASLSYTLRTEEDAFKIGDLVLLGTALAWRFTENVQTYPQPSVFLEAHVRHLFRNEEDGERVRNSGGTTLFLGPGFRMGFSERVSWTIALQIPVFQHLHSEQQETLFKAVTGLTFTF from the coding sequence ATGTTCTCATCCGCGATCATTTTCTCTTTTTTGGCGGCGCCCGCGCTGCGCGACCATGGGCCCGGAACCTCGGGCGGCGGGCTCACGACGGTTTCGGGCGAGACGCTGCGCCCGGGATCGGTGTCCCTGAGCGTCCGGATCGATTACACCCAGTTCGAGCGCCTTTCCTCCGAGGACATCCGCGAGCGGACGCTCGACGTGGGGGGAAGTCACGCCCATTTCGACGCGGCGCGGTGGAGTCTGCTCGAGGCGTTCGAGGTGGCCTTCGGAGCTTCGGAGGGATTCCAGCTGGCCTGGTCCTTCGGGTACTACCGGGGCAACGACCTGCGCGAAGGGCACGTTCACGGCGACGGAAGCTACGGATTCCACGAAATGGGCGACGTCTCGGGAATGACCGACCCCTGGTTCACGGCGAAGGGCCGGCTCTTCAAGGGACCGGAGGGGAGTCTGGCCCTCTTTGGCGGGGTGAAGTTCCCGTTCGGGGAGGACGATGAGGCCGACGAGAGCGTGAACGGAAACCGGCCCCTGGAGCCCGCGCTCCAGCCCGGAAGCGGCACGTTCGACGCCCAGCTGGGGGCGGCGTACTCGCGGTGGCTGACGGAGACGCTGACCCTCGACGCGAGCCTTTCGTACACGCTGCGGACGGAGGAGGACGCGTTCAAGATCGGGGACCTCGTTCTTCTCGGAACCGCCCTGGCGTGGCGCTTCACGGAGAACGTGCAGACGTATCCCCAGCCCAGCGTGTTTCTGGAAGCGCACGTGCGCCATCTCTTCCGAAACGAGGAGGACGGCGAGCGGGTGCGCAACTCGGGAGGCACGACGCTTTTTCTCGGCCCGGGGTTCCGGATGGGATTCTCCGAGCGCGTCTCCTGGACGATCGCGCTTCAGATTCCGGTCTTTCAGCATCTCCACAGCGAACAGCAGGAGACGCTCTTCAAGGCGGTGACGGGACTGACGTTCACGTTCTGA